The DNA region AAAACAAAACCTTGAGAGGTATGGATACGAAGTTATTGTTACAAAGGATTTTAAAAATATAGATAAAACTTATTTTAGCATTAATCCTGATTTAACGTTACTAGATATAAATCTACCCTATTATGATGGTTATATGTTATGTGAAATTTTCAGTAGAAAATCCAATAAACCTATAATAATCATTTCATCCAATAACACAGAATTAGAACAAATTCACGGTATTGAACTAGGTGCGGATGATTATATAATAAAACCCTTTAGTATGCAAATGTTACATACAAAAATACGAGGGTTGTTAAGAAGATGTTATGATAAATCAGATCAAAACAATAATATAATAGAGGTCTGTGGTATAAAACTAGATTTAGAAAAATTCAGAATAAGTTACAGAGATAAAGAAGCAGTTCTAAGCAAAAATGAACTTACTTTGCTAAAACTTTTTTTATGCAATAAAAATAAAGTAATATCTAGAGAAGAAATTTTAAATGCTTTATGGGACAGTGATACGTTTATTGATGAGAACACATTAAATGTTAATATAAAAAGGGTAAAAAACAGATTGGAAGAAATTAATATAAGTAAAACAGCCATAAAAAACAAACGTGCTGTGGGTTATTTTTTTGATACAGGAGCTATAGATTATGAATAGTAAAATGATAAAGATTTTTTTTATAGATAGAATAAAACTAATAATATTTTATGTGTTGAATACAAGTTTACTGATCAATTATTTTAATTTATATCAACAAAAAAGTAGAAGTATTGTATATCCAATTATAGTTGCAGCATTCTTATTAATTATATATTTAGTTCTTGATTGGTTGAAATTCTATCAATTTATGAAGATAATAATGAAAGATGGCAAAGACTTTTCTGTTAAAGATAATTATGGTAAGGAACAATTAGAGATTATCAAATATATTAAGACTAATCAAAGTAGGCATATAAGAAAAATAAGAACAATCATATCAGAATATAAACAAAACATAAGATTTTTTTCTCTTTGTATACATAATATGAAAGCTTCTATTACAGTTATTAAGCTTATTATAGAAAGGATTAATAAAAAAACTTATGATGAAAACGAAATCAATCTAATAAACCATGAAATAAATAAGATACATTATCTGTCAGAAATGGGACTAAACATGTTAAGATTTGGTGATTTTTCAAAGGATGTATGTCCAACAAAATTAAATATTGTTGAAGAAATGAAAAGTATTATAACTGAGAATAAAAATTATTTTATCATCAATAATATTTATCCAAAGCTAAGTTATGAAAAGGAATATATATCCATTATTACAGATAAAAAATGGAATAAAGTAATTTTACAACAAATAATGTCTAATGCTATAAAATATTCAGTGTTGAAACATGTTGATAATAATATCAATATCTCAATATCAGAAAAAAAATCCTATGTAGAAGTTAAAATATCAGATTCTGGTATAGGTATTCCTGATTATGATCTAAAACGGGCTTTTCAACCTTTCTTTACAGGAGAAAATGGAAGATTATCACCTAATTCTAGCGGGATTGGTTTATATTTATGTAAAAAAATATGTGATAAATTAAAACATAAGATTAAGATTGAATCAAAAAAGGATATAGGAACGACAGTATATATATATTATTATAGTGATTATGATTAAATCAATATTTAGCGTTTCTCCTATAATTACAAAAATGTAATACTTTATTCAATATAATCAATATCTTATTTTCCACAAAAGCTATAATATTAGTTTATAGTTAAGTAGCCTATTAAGTAGAGCATAATGAATGATTAATGAAAGGAGTATATGATATATTAAGGTTACTATATCATAAAAAGAATATTATGAATGTATTAGAAGGTAATTATATAACTAAAATTTATGGAAAAGAAGATAATAAAGTTGTTGCATTAGATGATTTCTCTATTGAAATTGAGGAAGGGGAATTCATAGGTGTTATGGGTTCTTCAGGAAGTGGGAAAACAACGCTTTTAAATGTTTTAAGTGGCTTAGATAACGCAGATTCAGGCAGTATTATTATCAATGGTAATAATATTGGTGAGCTAAATAAAGACGAGTTAGCTTTATTTAAAAGACGAAATTTAGGTTTCGTTTTTCAAGAATTCAAATTATTAGATAGTTTATCTTTGCAAGAAAATATCATGCTTCCTATGATACTTGATAAAAGAGAGCCACAAAGTATGAAGTTACGGGCTAAAGAAATAATGTCCTTATTTGATATATATAAATTAAAAGATAAATATCCATGGAATGTATCAGGTGGTCAGCAACAAAGAGCAGCAATTGCAAGAGCTGTTATTAATGAACCGGCGATATTATTTGCTGACGAACCAACAGGAAATCTTGATTCTAAGTCCACACGTGTAATAATGAACTATATAAGTAAAATGAATAAAGAGTTAGGATCAACTATTCTTATGGTAACACATGATCCTTTTGCAGCAAGTTATTGCGATCGAGTTATCTTTATAGAAGATGGTAAACTATCTATTGAAATGATGAAGAAAGGTGATAAAAAGAACTTTTTAGGTGATATTATTCATGCTCTTTCCTTATCAGGAGGTGCAGTTGATGAAATTTAGAGATATTATTATTAAAAATTTTATGTATAATTTAAAAGATTATTCTATTTGTTTTATCAATAATGTATTTTGTATAACTATATTTTTCTTGTTTAATTCTATAAGATTAAATCCTAATTTTATAGATGCCTTTTATAAAGATGAAATTGCTAAAACTTTTTTGGTATTGGTATTATTAGTTATTATACTATTCTCCATCTTTCATATGATACATTCCAACAAAACTTTTTTACAATCTAGATTAAAAGAATTTGGATTGTATTTAACGTTGGGTATGAGAACTAAGGACATCAAAAAAATGATTGCTATTGAAAATCTTATCATATCGTCTTGTTCTTTATTAGTGGGTATTATTTGCGGTATAGTTTTTTCAAAATTGTTTTTGCTTTTGTTTAGCCATGTATTGGACTTTGACGTTATTGCTTATCATCTATCTCTAATTAACTTAGTACATACTTTTTTTGGATTTCTTATCGTTTATATGGTAACAACATTTAATACACTAAGATGTATTAGAAAACTAGAAATAGTACAAATTGTAAAAAATAATAAGGTTAAGCAGGAAACTAAACATAATAGTATCATAGTTCTAGTAATTGGAATATTATTAACTGTAACACCTATGTATCTATTATATAAGATGAATTTTAGAGAGCTAGAAAGCAATTATAGATTATTCTATACAGGTATTATTTTGACATCTTTTATTGGTATTTATATAGTCATCAGCCAATCAAGTTATTATATTATACATGGTGCGAAGCGAAATGAAAAGCTTTACTTGAAGAAAATACTTAGTATCACTGAAATGAGTCATAAGTTGAATGATAATAAAAAGTACATATTTTCACTTACAATTTTATGTATACTAATATTCATATTTACTATGACATCTTATAATTCTTTTATTAACATAAAAATAGAGAACAGAGAAAATAATCCATATGATTATGCTTATGTCTATAATGATCACATAAACAATGAATTTAACAAAATATATCAATCAGTGTTAAATGAGTATGATTGCCAGCTAGTAGACAGTAAGAAATTGGAATTCATTACTATGCCAATAGCTAAGTTTCCAGTTTTATATGAACCTGTATTTGTTAATGAAAATGATAGCAAACTGTTATATGGAGAAAATATTGATGTATCTAGTGGAAAAGTAGTAATTATAAGAAATGGCGCATTTGACAATTTTTGGTATAGTGAAGGATTTATAACGTTACAAGAAAATAATGAACAGCTTATAATTGAAAGCGACATAAGCAAAAACATTATGAACAAAACCAATCGTTATTATAATAGATATATTTTTATACTTGATAATGATGATTATAATTCTTATTCCAGCCAATTATCGGATGATAGAAAAGGAACTTTTCTATATGGTGATTTTCAGGAGGAAAGTAAAATAAAAGTAGTGTCAAGCAAAATAGAAAATACATTATATGATGAATTCTCTGAATATAAAACAGAAAAGACCAAGAAAGATACTAAGTGGTATAAATATCCTTTTTATATTACTAATCGTGTAGAATGCTATAAAAATTCAATGGAGGAAAATAAATTTATAATTTTCATAACTTTTTTCATAGCTATTTTATTCTTGATTTCTGCTGGAAATATATTATCTTTTAAAATAATCAGTGAAAAAGATAAAGTTAAACAAAAATATGATAAGATTAAAGGGGTTGGAATTACAAAAAAAGAAATAAAAACAAATATTTCTAGGTCAATAAAGCCACTATTTTTAATACCTATAATATCTGGTATCATTTACAGCTATATATTAATATTTGTTTTAATGAAACATACTGGAATGGTTACATTTAATAACTCATTAATATTAGAAAATGTAAAACTTGTTATAGCCTTTATTGTATTGCATTACTTGTTTTATAAATGTACAGCTAGAAACTTGTATAGGTATGTTACAAGAGAGATATAATGCAACAATGTGAAAGAGAATATGAAAATATAATGAAATATATTAACAACAATATCATGTTGACAATTTATATCATACATATGAAAACAAATGATTATATTAGTGAATAGACTCTTTATATTTCTTATGTTGTTTATAAGCAGCTATTAAACATAGAAAAGCACTTATTAAATCAAGTAGAGCCGCTGTTTGATTATCAGACATGAATATACAACTGCCTATTAAAAAGCACAATGTAGCAAAAATTAATCCGTTTCTTGCTAGTTTTGATTTCATATATTATCACCTCAGTATATTTTAACATTCACAGATATTAATATCAACTAATATCGTTAATCTATTGGTGGTAAATGTATGCCAAAGTTAATTTTAGTAGCATAATATATACTGAATAATAGAATGAGGTATAAGATGTATTATCTATATGGAAGTAACAATAATGAATTATCACCTGTCGAGGTATTTAAAATCTTTGGATATTTAAGTAATACTGCTGGATTAGAACCAGATCTAATAGAAATGCAAAAAGTACTTGATCTAAGTCCTGAAGAAATAGAAGAAATGAAAGATTTAGTAGTTACAAGAGGAATGATGCTGAGTGATGAATCAAGAAGTGTATTATCTAAAAGAGCAATAAGAGAATATAACGAGCTATTTGAAGATGTTAGCCAAAGAATAGTGTCTGAATTTATAAGGATAATGGGTGATGAGAAGTATAAAAAGTTTAATAATTATTTGAAGGAATGGTTTGATGTAGAAAGGGATTATAGGAAGAAATGGTTAAGAGAAAAAAATATTAAAACACTACTTGGAGGAATTGGTACAGTATATGCAACACAATGCTATTGCGAAAATGCATTGCCATTTTTGTGTTTGAAGTTTGCCAACATCGGAAAATTAGAGTGGTTAACTCCTGAATGTAAGGAAATATATACAAAATCCTATCCTATAGATATTTCTTATAAAGGTACTACATTGAAGGATCTAATAGTTAAAGAGGCAGGTCCATATAATATAGAAGATGATTATTGGAATTGTACATGTCGGAAATATAAAGATTTAGATTGTATGATGCCAATGGCACAAGCGGCTTTTTTTGATAACTATAATGATGGTAAAGATGAATATGGAAGAATAGTACGATTACAAGCAGGAATTGATGTGAATACAAAAACGGCTAAGAAATTAGGATTAGATCATTTACAAAATGCATGGGTTGAGGTGGATTTTAGCAGATTACCAATGTGTCAAAAAGGGTAACTAATCTAATATGATTATATTGAGTTTAAAAATTCAATTAAAATTATAGATGTAGTTAGTAGTTAGGATTATATAAAGCCTAATTAAAAGGCTAAGCTTTAGTAATTTTGATATTAGAATGCCCAAGTAATAATCTTAATGATGAAATATTATTACCACCAATGATATTGCTATTTGTAAAATTTTGAAGATATGTTATTAAAATATTTGTTTAGTATTTGTCATGAAATTTGATATAACATATATTAAAGTGTTATTTTGTAGGGTAAGTTGAAAAACTTATCCTTTTTATTCCAATTTATTTTGCAATTATATGACAGACTTTTTAATTTTATAGGTGTTATTGATACCATATAATAATCAAAAAGGATAAAAAATGAACAAATCTTGTAATAGGCTTGTTCTATTTTTTATGCCTAAAACATGCTTTTTAAATTAATAAAATGTTCTCTACAAATAGTTCACACAGAGAGTTATATTTTCTATAAAACATTGTTGTTATTACATGCCATAAGATCACCTCCTGATCAATTCTAAAGATATGTTATTGAGTAAGCATATATATTAGATTTTTCAATTCAATTTTCATTACTGGTAATGAGTCTATAGTCACAATACATTAAAGTAATAGTAAATAGACATAAACTTTATCATCTAATCCTACGAATTCATGGACCTATAAAATATATAATATCTCATTATAGTATATGAACATAATTAAAGGTTTGTCCTATATAGTTTTACAGATGTAATTTGAAATCACTTACCTGAACATTATTATCGAAATAACATAATATGAATTAACAGGTAAAATCATATAAGGGGTGATTTCGTGACAGGTAAAATTGATGGCAATAGCAAAATAGCATTTTTTGTTAAAGAAGGTTTAGATAATTTTATAAATGATATTATAGTTGAACTATCTAAGAACTTTGAAACCAAGAAAATAATTGTTTCAGATTATAGCATTATAGATGAAGAAATGGAATGGGCTGACATTAGTTGGTTCGAATGGTGTGATGAATTACTTATTTATGGGAGTAAACTTGATAGGGCACAAGAAAAAACTATAATTTGTAGACTTCATAGTTATGAGATTTTTACAAATTATCCCTCTTCAGTAAATTGGAATGCTGTCAATAAGTTGATAGTTGTTGCAAATCATATAAAAACACTGATGGTTAAAGAACATCATGTAGATAGTAATAAAATTGAAGTCATAGCTAATGGTATAGATATAGAGAAATACTCCTTCAAAAAAAGAAAACCTGGTTTTAATATCGCATCTGTAGGATATATCAATTATAAAAAAGGTCCAATGCTTTTGCTACAAGCATTTAAATCAATATATGA from Vallitalea longa includes:
- a CDS encoding response regulator transcription factor; protein product: MDRMPMKILIIEDDNSLRNVLKQNLERYGYEVIVTKDFKNIDKTYFSINPDLTLLDINLPYYDGYMLCEIFSRKSNKPIIIISSNNTELEQIHGIELGADDYIIKPFSMQMLHTKIRGLLRRCYDKSDQNNNIIEVCGIKLDLEKFRISYRDKEAVLSKNELTLLKLFLCNKNKVISREEILNALWDSDTFIDENTLNVNIKRVKNRLEEINISKTAIKNKRAVGYFFDTGAIDYE
- a CDS encoding sensor histidine kinase, whose translation is MNSKMIKIFFIDRIKLIIFYVLNTSLLINYFNLYQQKSRSIVYPIIVAAFLLIIYLVLDWLKFYQFMKIIMKDGKDFSVKDNYGKEQLEIIKYIKTNQSRHIRKIRTIISEYKQNIRFFSLCIHNMKASITVIKLIIERINKKTYDENEINLINHEINKIHYLSEMGLNMLRFGDFSKDVCPTKLNIVEEMKSIITENKNYFIINNIYPKLSYEKEYISIITDKKWNKVILQQIMSNAIKYSVLKHVDNNINISISEKKSYVEVKISDSGIGIPDYDLKRAFQPFFTGENGRLSPNSSGIGLYLCKKICDKLKHKIKIESKKDIGTTVYIYYYSDYD
- a CDS encoding ABC transporter ATP-binding protein, with translation MNVLEGNYITKIYGKEDNKVVALDDFSIEIEEGEFIGVMGSSGSGKTTLLNVLSGLDNADSGSIIINGNNIGELNKDELALFKRRNLGFVFQEFKLLDSLSLQENIMLPMILDKREPQSMKLRAKEIMSLFDIYKLKDKYPWNVSGGQQQRAAIARAVINEPAILFADEPTGNLDSKSTRVIMNYISKMNKELGSTILMVTHDPFAASYCDRVIFIEDGKLSIEMMKKGDKKNFLGDIIHALSLSGGAVDEI
- a CDS encoding FtsX-like permease family protein, producing MKFRDIIIKNFMYNLKDYSICFINNVFCITIFFLFNSIRLNPNFIDAFYKDEIAKTFLVLVLLVIILFSIFHMIHSNKTFLQSRLKEFGLYLTLGMRTKDIKKMIAIENLIISSCSLLVGIICGIVFSKLFLLLFSHVLDFDVIAYHLSLINLVHTFFGFLIVYMVTTFNTLRCIRKLEIVQIVKNNKVKQETKHNSIIVLVIGILLTVTPMYLLYKMNFRELESNYRLFYTGIILTSFIGIYIVISQSSYYIIHGAKRNEKLYLKKILSITEMSHKLNDNKKYIFSLTILCILIFIFTMTSYNSFINIKIENRENNPYDYAYVYNDHINNEFNKIYQSVLNEYDCQLVDSKKLEFITMPIAKFPVLYEPVFVNENDSKLLYGENIDVSSGKVVIIRNGAFDNFWYSEGFITLQENNEQLIIESDISKNIMNKTNRYYNRYIFILDNDDYNSYSSQLSDDRKGTFLYGDFQEESKIKVVSSKIENTLYDEFSEYKTEKTKKDTKWYKYPFYITNRVECYKNSMEENKFIIFITFFIAILFLISAGNILSFKIISEKDKVKQKYDKIKGVGITKKEIKTNISRSIKPLFLIPIISGIIYSYILIFVLMKHTGMVTFNNSLILENVKLVIAFIVLHYLFYKCTARNLYRYVTREI
- a CDS encoding glycosyltransferase family 4 protein; the encoded protein is MTGKIDGNSKIAFFVKEGLDNFINDIIVELSKNFETKKIIVSDYSIIDEEMEWADISWFEWCDELLIYGSKLDRAQEKTIICRLHSYEIFTNYPSSVNWNAVNKLIVVANHIKTLMVKEHHVDSNKIEVIANGIDIEKYSFKKRKPGFNIASVGYINYKKGPMLLLQAFKSIYERDNRYKLYIAGKFQDGRYVLYLRQMIIEMGLSNNVIYEGWVDDIDKWLEDKEYIICSSVFESQNLSVMEAMAKGIKPLIHNFVGARNIYKGKYIWNTIGELLDIIKEDYDSREYRDFVKNYYYFEEKTNKIRKLLESEFKNNDKNDYTV